From the genome of Solanum dulcamara chromosome 12, daSolDulc1.2, whole genome shotgun sequence:
AAGAAAATTTTCGtgactaataataataatgaattaTGATAATAAGGAGAAGAGATAAATacaatttttcattttaaaaaactaTAGAAATAGAAGGTAGAAAgaggaattttaaaaaatttaataaattaaaacaatgaTTAGGAGAGATGAAAAacaataaattatattaataatgaggagatatataaaaaaaaagataaatgcaTTTATCACAATATAAAGGTGAGGGATTATTATAACTATattacaaaaaattaaattaaataatattttataacttCTTTTGAGTTTTTCAACATAGaacatgaagaagaaaaaatatttaaaaagtcaagaaaaggagaaaaagaataATTGAGATTCTTGGtcaaagattttttattttttttccagattttacagatcaaaagaaaaaaataaaggaagaaagagaaattttgtgaataataatataataattatgataATAAGAAGGAGAGATACATAAggttatttttttagaaaaatttaaaaatagaaggTAGAAATAGGAATTCTAgaaaaagtaattaattataGTAACAATGAggaaggaaaataaataaattgtagtAATAGTgcagaaataaataaataaaatattcgaGACgtattttttccaaattttataaatcaaaagaaaaaaacaattaaagaaaaaagagattttttgtgaataataattataaattatgcTAATAAGGAGGAGagataaaataagattttttattttagaaaactaTAAATATAGAAGGTAAATTGGTGTGAACTAacattttttaactttaattttgatgtaagcatttatatttgttatttaatcaatttatagaattattgtttatatacaaaaattctcTCTCTCATATCTCaactaaaattataaaaatatcatcttGTGATTAATGTCTTTATGATCATTTATAATAACTAAAACGTGAAATTAAATCTATTAGAATTTgaaaacttaaaaatatttgaatattagAAGAGATTTATTTCAAATCTTTAATATGactttttattcattatatacgaAAGTTCTCTCTCTCATATCTCaactaaaattataaaaagatcATCTTATGATTAATGTCTTCATGatcatttataataaataaaatgtgaAATTAAATCTATTAgagtttggaaaaaaaaatccttaaaatatttttatattcgaATATTAGAAGAGACTTATTTCAAATCTTTAATATGACTTTTTATTCATCGCGCTTCCTAGTTCAATTAGAAAATATAACTCATTGATGCTGATGATGCATTTAGATAATCACTTTCCAATCAAGTGTATCGAGAACAATTAATGCttcatttatttgttatttatattgtattttttaataaataatttattggtaaaatattaataatatatttcaaAAGCTTTTGACATGACTTGATGATCATGCCAAGCGACACATAACGAACATGTAATAGAGATGAGTCATATAATCTTAATTAAAAATGTAACGCATGTCGTTCTGTTGATTAGTGTAGGAACATGTGTCACGCCGTAACTATATATGAccactaatttatttattttacgtCTCATCGATCCATTGTACCTACTCTATTTTCGACTTGCTAATTTTACAATATCATGtcatatttaatataataacatagctatatcctttatttcggcaaatatttaatttgacttgagttattcttcaattcatataattaaaaaccTCTGAAATAAGCTCATAGCTAGCCACGTGTCTACTCCTATTTTTTCTCAACTAATTTGTTGCAGGAATCTTGTGATCCTTAACATTTTCCTTTCtggtatttttctttaaaaacatTGATCATGCATCAAaaaaccttccttttttttAGCCctcttctttcaattttttttttgtgtagaTTTTAGTTATAAGAAATTTCCCTACTTGATTAATTTGGATTCATGTTGCGTACAACTCATTAAAGGAGAAACGCTTTCTGTCAAAAGTTTCCTCAGTGGTTcatgattaaaaaatattggTAATTCTTCAGCCCCttcttattttactttttttgtttttgttttttcactCGATATCTGCTACTCGTATTTACATTCTCAATTAGTGTGGATTCGCCCCGTATAACGCTCGTTTAAGGGCGAACTTTTCTTGATCTTTTCTATACTCTGATTAAGAATGGAGAGATTCTATTCATTTCGCCGCAACTCTTATTAATTGTTTATttagcttcttttctttttaagaatAGGAAGACCCTTTCTTACATTCTCTTTGTGGTTTACTTTGGAatcattttctcaaatagaGAAATTAAAGTTTATAAGATAATTAGTTTGTTCGGCAGAATTCAGTagttttaacttaatttttgtatttgtgttaaaaaaatcatttaatatGTTCATATAATCTATCAAGAAcctaataaacaaaaataataattgtacTCAAAAATCCGTTAACTAAAAATTTTGACTCCACCTCTGATCGTCACGTTAATTGTTGCATTTGTGGTGTGCAGATTCATTATAGAATGAACCATGAAGCTCACATGCCAGATAGTAATGCTTTTTGTTTGTGCAAATCTAGCATTGATGTGTTAGTACAAAGTACCATTTCATTATTTTCTGTTAAAAATTGAGGAGTTATAATTCCTACCGAATATTCATGATTATCTGAGCTTTCTGTGTGTATTAACACATGAATTTTAGTGGAAAACGGTCTACGGACTTTTTGTCGATTAATGCTTATCACTATATTGTTTATTATGTTGTCGATTAATGCTTATCAACATATTTACTATTAGTATATAGAACTTAAACTTCGATGCAAAATTGTTGATTTGCAGATCAAAGAAGATTAAATGGAGGACAAGAAACTCACATTTATTATGTATCCATGGTATGCCATGGGGCATCTTACTTCATTTCTTCATCTATCCAATAAACTTGCACATAGAGGCCACAAAATTTTCTTTGTCCACCCTACAAAGACACTTTCGAAATTGGGAAAATTCAATCGTTATCCTGAactaataaacttcaaatccaTCATAGTTCCACATATTGACGGACTTCCACTAGGAGCTGAAACAACTTCAGATGTTCCTATTTTTAATCAGAATCTTCTTTGTCAAGCATTGGATCTTACATTGCCAAAGATTGAATCTTTAATTCAAGAAATCAAACCCCATTTCATTCTTTATGATTTTGCATATTGGATTCCATCCGTGGCTCGAAAATATGGAGTTAAGTCTGTGCATTACTGTTCTATTACTCCATCATCTGTTGGTTATCTTATGCGTGGCGAAAAGCCAACTTCAGAAGCTGAAATGATGGAACCTCCATCTGGTTTTCCTGTTGATTCATCTATCAAACTCCACAAACACGAAGCTCGTTTGATCGTAGCTTTACATTCGATGGGAAAAGATTCTAGTAGCTCTGGCTCTAACTCTGTATCGTTCACCCAACGTTTGCTTTTAGCTTTTCAAGACGGGGATGCCATTGCATTCAAAACCACTCGGGAAATAGAAGGAACTTATTGTGAATTTGTTGAGCACAAGTTCAAGAAACCAGTCGTGTTAGCCGGGCCAGTATTGCCTGAACCAATAGAGACTTCAAATACAGAGGAAAATTGGTTAAAATGGCTCGAAAAATTCCAAGAAAAGACAGTTATTTTATGTGCATTTGGTAGTGAATGCAAGCTCAAGAAAGATCAATTTCAAGAACTTGTTTTAGGACTTGAACTTACTGGTCATCCGTTTTTCGCTGCTTTAAAACCCCCTTTTGAAGCTGATACAATCGAAGAGGCATTACCGGAAGGTTTCAAAGAGAGAACACAAGGAAAAGGCATTGTTCATTCAGGTTGGGCAGAGCAACAATTGATGTTATCTCATCCTTCTGTGGGATGTTTTGTCACTCATTGTGGCGGAAATTCGTTATCTGAGGCTATGGTTAATGAGTGTCAATTGGTTTTAGTACCAAATTTTGGTGATCAATTCATAAATTCAAGATTATTTGGTGGAGACTTGAAAGTTGGAGTGGAAGTTGAGAGAGGTGAAGAAAATGGATTGTTCACTAAAGAAGGAATTTGTAAGGCAATCAAAATGGTAATGAATGATGAGAGTGAAGAGGGGTGTAAAATAAGAGCGAATCGAGCGAAATGGAGAGAGTTTTTATTGAGTAAAGGGCTTGAGGATTCTTACATTGATGCTCTTGTGCAGAACCTACAATCTCTACTATAATTTCTACTCGGAGCATCTCTATGTCGTGAGTTCCTTTCTGCAAGAGTCTGTTTTCACAACTCCATTTCGTGACTTtctggtcacatgacaacaactttaccagttacgcTAATGTTTCTCTTTCAGAGATCATCAGTATGTTAACTACATGAAAATGCTTATGTATTTATCTTTCATAAAATATGTTGATTAAGGTTGTTTGCTTTTGTTCTTTCTGAtttctatttttagatgttGGTTTCTTGTTTCTACTACTAGTGACATCTGTTATGGAAAACCTTTTACTGCTAATAGTGGTCATTTATGGAAAACCATAAAGATGatatttcctttcctttgttTTCCCTTTTTTTGCACTACTACTTATAAacatttatccaaaaaaaagaaacacaACGCAtcaaaactttttttatattatgtataGAATCCAACAAAAAGTTGAACCATAGAAATATATGATAcaccttttactttttttttgcgAACTTTTTTTCTACATTCAAATTCATGATACGTGAAAAAGGacaaaaatcaaattataaaaatttattatacattattttatattatttttttacggATTAAACTCATGACAAAAAAAACAAGTGCTTTCAACCTTTATTCAGGCAGTTCTCAGAAGCTACCATCACTTCTTCCTTCAGCTTCCATCTCACCATGACTGACCATCAAAACCCTAAGCCCACCGACAACCTCCCTCCACCGCCGTCAACAAATCCACCTAAAATCTACGGTGGATTTTCCGGCGCTCCACACTTTCCAAACCCACCAGATCGTACAAACCCAGACGCGGCGACACTGAGAGAGCAATGGAGATTCGCTATTAAACAGTACAGTAAATGGTATTCACACGCTTGGGGAACTGCAATTTTAGCTGGGCTATCTTTTTACGCCCTTGGTTGGATTATCAAAGGCTCTAATCCTTTGCCCTCTTTCAAGCACGAAGAGGCGGATACTAAAAGTGCTTCTTCGTCTTCTGATGATGTTGGTGCTGTTCCGGAGGTCAAGCGAAGTTGATGATGACGGTAATTTCATTTTAGGTTCGTCTTAGAAACTtgaatttctcaaagtttttgTTTGATCCTGTTTTTTAGTCATAATAAATGCCCTTTAGCTTGACCTCAATATGTATTCCCACCAATTTTGGGTGTGCATAAGTAGATATTTAAGTTTGTGTAAAGTAGAACCGTTCTACATTACATGACATAATACAAATCAGTTCAAGTGTTTGCCACGAGAATTGTCAAGTAAGATGAGTGTCGTCAGGTAGGACGAGTGTGTCTACACGTTCTAACTTACATAAGTTTAAGAGCCTAACTAGCTGTTGAATCCAAGTTAAAGAGAACGATTATGTATTATGTTGTATTTTTATAAACCCGGAGGTTAAAAGGGAAGATTAATGCACCAGagtatcttttttttaaatttgagtttGTGTACCATGCTCAGTGACATTTACAATAATAGCTAGGCTGAATCACTTTGGGTCGATTAGATGAACTCTCTATATCCACTTTTGATcaatttcatttcatttataCGAGCATTTGGCTAATTGAACCCTCTTTTCTTAGGTTGAAGGCATGCCTGATGAGTTCGTTGTCTATTTATCCTTTTCAATTAGTAGGCTTGAGGGTTTGTTTGAGTTTTAAATacaatgtttgttttgattgttacttcAATTTTATTATGTCATATCGTTAAATCCGTTAGGTAACAAGGAAAAGTCTCATTTTGTGTAACTGTCAATTTGGTATGATCATGTTattacccttttcttttccttctcaTTTGTCTTTACTAATTGTTTACTCTctttgtcccaatttatatgacacacttttttttttagttcgtCCCAAAAAGAATGACATATTTCCGTAGTTGGCAAATGCTTAATGACACTATCAACATTTATCCATGTTGGGTCGCacttatttgaaaaaaaaggttcacaaaAGTGTACTCTTCTGTTTAAGTTTTGTAAGGATATTTATGGAACTTTGCACAGTCTTTCCatatttcttaaactccgtgccTAGTCAAACtacatcacataaattgggacgaaggttgtaataattttattttaacctttaccttgcctttttatAGTAGCTCTACTCcgtactctttttttcttgtaaATTTATCCTTCAAATTGTTTATATGTGACATTATGTAACGACAGAAaacaatataatatttttaaacattgtattcattaaaacaatacaatacgatacaatacaccacaaaataatacaatttgatacattatgaaacaatgcgtaacaaccatccaaacagaGTGAAAGGAATGGATAGAAGCTTTACTGGGAGTACCAAAGGGTTGTTTCCATGTTTGTCTGAGAACGGATTAGAAGTTGTAAATGTGGCTTAGTAATTTAAATTTTGGAAGCTTAGAACAAATTTTACTATCCAAAAGGTGACAGTTGTCTTTCGTGTCTGAATTTTGGCTGCCAAAATGCCATTTTTGTCACCCTTCTGTAACTCTCGTCCGAGATAAGTGAATATCATCTCTAAGGGTATTTCACAGTCTAGAACAAGTTTGAGAAAGAGTGCTTTGTGTACATTCCAGCCTCTTAGAGCTTGCTACTTTACCTGTTGATTTTGAAAGAATCCATCTTTCTCTGGACAAGGACAATACCTCGAGGAGAAGAAGTTCAGATTTGAatcctctttctttcttttatttaccCTCTAACTCATTTGGACAAAGAAGTGAAACTGCTGACCCtccttcctttctttctttttccttttctttttcttttgtaaaTATGTTTAAATCCTTTTTGATTGTTCATgttttattttctcctttttatgCCCAAGATTGACATTCTTCCTTTTGTCATCTCATTAATGGGAGGAAAGACATCCTGAAAACCCCACATGTTCTCTTTCTTGTAAATATGCCACTGACGTTTTGCAATATGATCTTTTTATGTACATGCTCATAAGAAAGATCAGGAGTTCTAATCTATGTCTTATAATGTCTGTTCGAGACATCATATGCCTAAACCCTCTCCATTGCTAATCCACTCCCTGACCTTACTTATAGTTTCATTTCCTTCATTTGAATCTAATGTTGAAAATCTGACCATTTATGCATTCATCTATTCTATCCTGCTGAAAACAGAATGTAGCCTGCTTTGCTCTTTGTATATGTGAAGGAACAAATAAGCATGCAGAGCTAATATTCTTCCTATGATCACTTTATGCATATGTGATGGAGAGATCTTAGCTGCAAATAATGAAGCCTGTCTGGAGAAGTGTCAATCTAATTCTGGATGCATTGCCTAATGCTTCTTATTTTGTTGGATAGTAACAAGCAACTAGTAACTAAAAGAATCATGTTATACATGGAAGCTCTTGACATGATTTTGACCTGACTGTCCCTAGACTGAGAATTCTATCTCCATTACGGACTCTTGTTTTGCCGTGTTACTTTAATTGCCACTGCCTTTTAGCTTTGATAATTAGATGAACGGCTGTGCATATAAGTTCTATTGACCTCCTAAATGTTGATTGGTATCTTGTTAGTGAAATATCATCCCAAGTGCTAATGGTTTTTGTCCTGTCTGGACCAACTTGtcctttactattttttttttcttttttctttgtctacTACAAGTTTTATGCTTTTCCGGAAGAGAAAACGTGATCTCATTATGACATTAGATAGTCGACACTCAACATCACCATTCTTTGTTTGCAAATATCTACTAGCTACTGTTTCTCTGCATTACCTTAGTTCTTTGTCAGCTCTCCACTCTCGTTCCTTGTACCATGTTGTGCTCTAGCATGAACTGGCAAATACATTCTCAATTTCACTTCCCATGTGGGACCATTATCTCTTGAATCTTTGAAGGAAACATTGGAGGAAAGATGACAAGCTCAGAGgttatttcttttccttgtctTTTAAGTTCTGCATTTAATGTGTTCAACTTGTCAATTTGGGAATTAGGGTAGTTCAGATGAAGGAACTGAAAATGAGATAGAGAATTAAGAGCTCTCTGGATTACTCTTTCCCATGTAAAGAGGGTGGAGTAAAATGAACTTGCTCTCAAAAACAAAAGAATGTGGAGTAAATATAATGttgcacccaagggtgtggcctagtggtcaatgaagtggttgagaatcctgaggtctcaagttcaaaaCTTAGCGAAGACAAAAAAAATCAGGTGATTCTTTCCATCTATCctagccttggtggacagagttacctgTTCTTTCCATCTATCctagccttggtggacagagttacctgGTACCTGTTGCTGGTGGGAGCTGGCAAGTATCTCATGGATTTAGTCCAGGTGCGCGAATGCTGGCCCGGATACTACGgtcatcaaataaataaaatataatgttTTTAATTGACTAAGCTTGCAAAGGCAACCTCTTGTAGCCGTACTTTTAGATATATATTGTAGCATGTTTGGCCAAGCTTctaaaatcaacttattttgattttcaaaagtGCTTTTCAAAAAAGTACTTTTGTTGAGAAGCACTTTGTGTTTGACCAAGCTTTTAAAAATTGCTTCTAAGTGTATTTCTCAAATGTGCTTTTCTAAAAAGTACGTTTGGCTTTGTTGCTCTGACTCAGGTGTGGGAATCAATCCAGTGTGGATCTAGAGGTCGGATTCTTCATCACATGAATTTTAGGATTTGGGAGTATGGATCTGAGTGTACAGGTGTTAGTAACGGCCAATAAATCTATATTTCAACATTTAAAGGATATATTTCAATTAGTTAAAGTTATTGAACTAAAACTAATAAAACTTCGTTCTTTATAAACACCAATGTTTTGTTCTTATCTCGAGTAATAGAAAAACATCCTCATACTTTATATAGCTACATATAGATATGACCTAAGCcccaaaatcaaagaaatagCCGATCAATCTATACTTCTTGGTCACAGAATGTGGTCAAAGTGCCCAAGTAAGTTGACCATATCCAGTATGGATCCCACCACACCCACACCCATGTGTTGTGTCGACATGGGTGCAGTGGGAATTTTGTAGAGTCTGTGCAACATAGCTTTTTGGAAAAAGTTTTCTCAAAAACATCTTCTGCTTCTACTCAAaagtacttttcttttttctaaaagCTTGGCCAAACACCTCAACTTTGAAAAGAAGgcaccttttctgaaaga
Proteins encoded in this window:
- the LOC129875971 gene encoding uncharacterized protein LOC129875971, which encodes MTDHQNPKPTDNLPPPPSTNPPKIYGGFSGAPHFPNPPDRTNPDAATLREQWRFAIKQYSKWYSHAWGTAILAGLSFYALGWIIKGSNPLPSFKHEEADTKSASSSSDDVGAVPEVKRS
- the LOC129876902 gene encoding cyanidin 3-O-galactoside 2''-O-xylosyltransferase FGGT1-like translates to MEDKKLTFIMYPWYAMGHLTSFLHLSNKLAHRGHKIFFVHPTKTLSKLGKFNRYPELINFKSIIVPHIDGLPLGAETTSDVPIFNQNLLCQALDLTLPKIESLIQEIKPHFILYDFAYWIPSVARKYGVKSVHYCSITPSSVGYLMRGEKPTSEAEMMEPPSGFPVDSSIKLHKHEARLIVALHSMGKDSSSSGSNSVSFTQRLLLAFQDGDAIAFKTTREIEGTYCEFVEHKFKKPVVLAGPVLPEPIETSNTEENWLKWLEKFQEKTVILCAFGSECKLKKDQFQELVLGLELTGHPFFAALKPPFEADTIEEALPEGFKERTQGKGIVHSGWAEQQLMLSHPSVGCFVTHCGGNSLSEAMVNECQLVLVPNFGDQFINSRLFGGDLKVGVEVERGEENGLFTKEGICKAIKMVMNDESEEGCKIRANRAKWREFLLSKGLEDSYIDALVQNLQSLL